A stretch of DNA from Patescibacteria group bacterium:
TCAGAAATAAGGGAAACTTTTGAGAAGTTTTGATAAACTTCACTAATTTTTCCCAAAAGAACTCTTGATTGAGTAATTACTGGAAAACCCTCAGATATTCCATCTTTTGAACCTTTATCTATTAAAATTGAATCTTTTATTGAATCTTTTCCAAGAACTTGGGCGAAAGATAAGGTAAATTCCTTTTGAAGCTCAATATTTAAGGCTTCTCTTAAAATTTCATTTTCCTTTTTTAATTCTTCCAAGAAAGCAATTTTAGCAAGTAATTCTTGGTTTTTAAGTTTGAGCTCATCTGCCTCTTTTTTTAATTTATTTATTTTAGTAATTGTCTCAAAAAAACCAGATACCCTATCCCCTGCCCCCCATAAAACTCTTTGAATTGGTTCAGAAATTTTGTAAAAAAAATTTCTGATTTCCTTTTGAAAAAAATTTAGGAATAAAAAAAGTAAAATCCCAATAACTATAATTAAAATTTTATTTTTTTTAGACATTTTATAAAGATTACTTCATTATAAGAACCTTTCACTAATTGTTCAAGAACCTTTCACTAATTGTTCAAGAACCTTGAATGTCTCGTATCTCTTTAAAAGACTGTGATTTCTACGATCGTAGGAATCACGGCCCACTAAGAGAAAAAAAGGGTTAAAGAAAAATATAAGAACTGTGCCTTGCTCTGCTCGGCGGAACCTTGAAATCGCCGAAAAATAAAAATAGCCTCCGACAAAATTTACGTCGGAGGCCTAGGATTCGAAAAAAAGGCGCTTTAGTGGCGGCTACCTACTTTCACACCTCAACAAGGAAGCACTATCATCGGCCTTGGAGTATTTCACTTCTGTGTTCGGAATGGGAACAGGTGGAACAACTCCAGTATAGCCGCCACTAAAGCGCCTTTAATATTTCTGTAATGACGATTATTAATTG
This window harbors:
- the mreC gene encoding rod shape-determining protein MreC; amino-acid sequence: MSKKNKILIIVIGILLFLFLNFFQKEIRNFFYKISEPIQRVLWGAGDRVSGFFETITKINKLKKEADELKLKNQELLAKIAFLEELKKENEILREALNIELQKEFTLSFAQVLGKDSIKDSILIDKGSKDGISEGFPVITQSRVLLGKISEVYQNFSKVSLISDKENSFDAKIQESEIYGVIKGKGSLKVFLDLIPQDKEIREGDLVVTTSLGGIFPPGILVGQIGKVGKSDILPFQEAEISPMFSLNEVEKVFVILEY